One window of the Cryptomeria japonica chromosome 7, Sugi_1.0, whole genome shotgun sequence genome contains the following:
- the LOC131039924 gene encoding SKP1-like protein 1A has protein sequence MAEDPTAAMAKECKVRLKSSDDTIFEVEYAVAMQSQMLKNALSDTGTDGTVPLNNISSEIMAKVVEYCAYHVNAANTISEKDVKIWDQEFVKDLDQPTLFNLIMATQYLVIHNLQDLICQTVADRIKDKSAEEVREIFNIQNDLTPEEEEEIRHI, from the coding sequence ATGGCGGAGGATCCCACTGCAGCCATGGCGAAGGAATGTAAGGTGAGATTGAAGAGTTCGGATGACACTATTTTTGAGGTAGAGTATGCGGTAGCCATGCAGTCGCAGATGTTAAAGAACGCTCTGAGTGACACCGGCACGGACGGCACCGTGCCTTTGAACAACATTTCCAGTGAAATAATGGCGAAGGTGGTCGAGTACTGCGCATATCATGTTAATGCCGCCAACACCATCTCGGAGAAGGATGTGAAGATATGGGATCAGGAGTTCGTGAAGGACCTTGATCAACCAACCCTTTTTAATCTCATCATGGCCACCCAGTACCTGGTTATACACAATCTTCAAGATTTAATATGCCAAACTGTAGCAGACAGGATTAAGGATAAAAGCGCAGAAGAGGTCAGAGAGATATTTAACATACAAAATGACTTGACtcctgaagaggaggaagaaatcaGGCATATTTAA